One Bifidobacterium angulatum DSM 20098 = JCM 7096 DNA window includes the following coding sequences:
- a CDS encoding 50S ribosomal protein L25/general stress protein Ctc, with product MANTISLNGEARNEFGKGVARRLRVAGKIPATIYAGGTEPAYLALPMRETTLALRHTNALFSISFDGQNKMAVVKDVQKNPVKRIIEHIDFLEVKAGEKIDVEVPVFVEGQPKGAAVAFVDIQELKVRADVANLPEKIVVNVEGLTDGTKVLLKDVQMPEGAELDMDDLEESVVTVEVPEDATESAEAAAPAAAEAAAPAADAE from the coding sequence ATGGCTAACACCATCTCCCTGAACGGCGAAGCACGTAACGAGTTCGGCAAGGGCGTTGCCCGTCGTCTGCGCGTTGCCGGCAAGATCCCGGCGACCATCTACGCCGGCGGCACTGAGCCTGCATACCTCGCTCTGCCGATGCGCGAGACCACTCTGGCTCTGCGTCACACCAACGCCCTGTTCAGCATCTCCTTCGATGGCCAGAACAAGATGGCCGTTGTCAAGGATGTGCAGAAGAACCCGGTGAAGCGCATCATCGAGCACATCGACTTCCTCGAGGTCAAGGCCGGCGAGAAGATCGACGTCGAGGTGCCGGTGTTCGTCGAAGGCCAGCCGAAGGGTGCCGCCGTGGCATTCGTCGACATTCAGGAGCTCAAGGTTCGCGCCGATGTCGCTAACCTGCCTGAGAAGATCGTCGTGAACGTCGAGGGTCTGACCGATGGCACCAAGGTTCTGCTGAAGGACGTGCAGATGCCGGAAGGCGCTGAGCTCGACATGGACGATCTGGAAGAGTCCGTTGTCACCGTCGAGGTGCCGGAAGACGCCACCGAGTCCGCCGAGGCTGCCGCTCCGGCCGCAGCCGAGGCTGCCGCTCCGGCCGCCGACGCCGAGTGA
- a CDS encoding branched-chain amino acid aminotransferase, with protein MTENTHHDPAALDKLTEAFTVLPNENPASDAKRNELIDKPAFGQVFSDNMAHMTWTKGEGWGDRRIEPYAPLKMDPGASVLHYAQECFEGLKAYRHADGSTWLFRPDANAERFQNSAKRLYLPELPIDDFIGSVAALVKRDVNWVPSRREYTLYMRPFMFASEPFLGVRAPQEVDYCVIASPSGPYFPGGVKPVSIWVEDKWFRTGPGGTGFAKCGGNYAASLLGEYTGIDHGCQQVCFVDAATKTYLEELGGMNMMVVHKDGHVETPSLTGNILPGVTRRSLIQLIQDNGHDVVETMIALKQLLEDIKSGEVTEVFACGTAAIITPIGRFKSEKFDVTVADGGSGEFTMALRNQLLGIQLGEIEDPHNWMWKVC; from the coding sequence ATGACTGAAAACACACATCACGACCCCGCAGCTTTGGATAAGCTGACCGAGGCCTTCACCGTTCTGCCCAACGAAAACCCCGCTTCTGATGCCAAGCGCAATGAGCTGATCGACAAGCCGGCGTTCGGCCAGGTCTTCTCCGACAATATGGCGCATATGACCTGGACCAAGGGCGAAGGCTGGGGCGATCGCCGTATCGAGCCGTACGCACCGCTGAAGATGGACCCGGGCGCTTCCGTGCTGCATTATGCGCAGGAATGCTTCGAAGGTCTTAAGGCATATCGTCATGCCGATGGTTCCACCTGGCTGTTCCGTCCGGATGCCAACGCCGAGCGTTTCCAGAACTCCGCCAAGCGTCTGTATCTGCCTGAACTGCCGATCGACGATTTCATCGGTTCCGTGGCAGCGCTGGTCAAGCGTGATGTGAACTGGGTTCCGTCCCGCCGCGAGTACACGCTGTACATGCGTCCGTTCATGTTCGCCTCCGAGCCGTTCCTGGGTGTACGTGCCCCGCAGGAAGTCGATTACTGTGTGATTGCATCCCCGTCCGGCCCGTACTTCCCGGGTGGCGTCAAGCCCGTCAGCATCTGGGTTGAAGACAAGTGGTTCCGCACCGGCCCCGGCGGCACCGGCTTCGCCAAGTGCGGCGGCAATTACGCCGCATCCCTGCTCGGCGAATACACCGGCATCGATCACGGCTGCCAGCAGGTGTGCTTCGTCGACGCCGCCACCAAGACCTATCTCGAGGAGCTCGGCGGTATGAACATGATGGTCGTGCACAAGGACGGCCACGTGGAGACCCCGTCCCTGACCGGCAACATTCTGCCGGGCGTGACTCGTCGCTCCCTGATCCAGCTCATTCAGGACAATGGCCACGACGTGGTCGAGACCATGATCGCCCTGAAACAGCTGCTCGAAGACATCAAGTCCGGTGAGGTCACCGAGGTCTTCGCCTGCGGTACCGCCGCCATCATCACACCGATCGGCCGCTTCAAGTCCGAGAAGTTCGATGTGACCGTTGCGGACGGCGGCTCCGGCGAATTCACCATGGCGCTGCGTAACCAGCTGCTCGGCATTCAGCTTGGCGAGATCGAAGATCCGCACAACTGGATGTGGAAGGTCTGCTGA
- a CDS encoding trimeric intracellular cation channel family protein has protein sequence MRFKRGGSAVQIAWANNTFLQVIEYIAVFCCGMVGGSATVRRGYDITAIIIASWLTALGGGIIRDVMLGVPPVGVNDKGLVLTALASGIAMAFIYPEVDELRWSMLTLDALAMALFAVEGTAKALTLGSSGMTAAFMGMFTALGGGLIRDTLINKVPMIIADKHWYFVPAAVGCVCTVGICRMTQHGIIGIQAEMALELVTVALVVTLRLLSVKFDIAVPGAITRSHVYLPGEDHRR, from the coding sequence ATGAGGTTCAAGAGGGGAGGGTCTGCCGTGCAGATCGCATGGGCGAACAATACCTTTTTGCAGGTTATCGAATATATTGCGGTGTTCTGCTGTGGCATGGTGGGCGGTTCTGCGACCGTCCGCAGGGGATATGACATCACCGCCATCATCATCGCGTCCTGGCTGACCGCGCTGGGCGGTGGCATCATCCGTGATGTCATGCTTGGAGTTCCGCCGGTGGGTGTCAACGATAAAGGACTGGTGCTTACCGCTCTCGCCTCCGGAATCGCCATGGCGTTCATCTATCCGGAGGTGGACGAGCTGCGATGGTCGATGCTGACGCTGGACGCATTGGCCATGGCCCTGTTCGCAGTGGAGGGGACGGCCAAGGCCCTTACTTTGGGATCTTCCGGCATGACGGCCGCCTTCATGGGCATGTTCACCGCGTTGGGAGGCGGATTGATCAGGGATACGCTCATCAATAAGGTGCCGATGATCATTGCGGACAAGCATTGGTATTTTGTGCCGGCTGCGGTTGGGTGCGTGTGCACCGTCGGCATATGCCGCATGACGCAGCATGGGATCATCGGCATCCAAGCCGAGATGGCGCTGGAACTGGTGACTGTGGCATTGGTGGTGACTCTGCGTCTGCTATCCGTCAAATTCGACATTGCCGTGCCAGGGGCGATCACGCGTAGCCACGTGTATCTTCCTGGCGAGGACCATAGGCGCTGA
- the rpsT gene encoding 30S ribosomal protein S20 has translation MANIKSQKKRVLTNEKSHKRNVAVKSGLKTAIRATRKAIEAGDKAAAEAAYKVAAQKLDKAAGAGVIHKNQAANRKSGLAVAINAL, from the coding sequence GTGGCAAACATTAAGTCGCAGAAGAAGCGCGTTCTCACCAATGAGAAGTCGCACAAGCGCAATGTGGCCGTGAAGTCCGGTCTGAAGACCGCCATCCGCGCCACCCGCAAGGCCATCGAGGCTGGAGACAAGGCTGCTGCTGAGGCCGCCTACAAGGTCGCTGCCCAGAAGCTCGACAAGGCCGCCGGCGCTGGCGTGATCCACAAGAACCAGGCTGCCAACCGCAAGTCCGGTCTCGCCGTGGCGATCAACGCTCTGTGA
- the lepA gene encoding translation elongation factor 4: MVVQHNQPGSTDQSLIRNFCIIAHIDHGKSTVADRILQLSGIVPEREMRDRFLDRMDIEQERGITIKSQAVRVPWTFDGKEYTLGMIDTPGHVDFTYEVSRALAACEGAVLLVDATQGIEAQTLSNLYMAIDHDLTIIPVLNKIDLPSAEPDKHAEEIAGLIGCEPSDVLRVSGKTGEGVADLLDQIVMDVPAPKGDPQAPARALIFDSVYDSYRGIVTYIRMVDGELRSREKLHMMGIGMTHDPIEIGVISPDMTPTKALGAGEVGYVITGAKDVSQSKVGDTVTSALKPASEPLPGYRDPKPMVYAGLFPIDNAQFPELREALDKLKLNDAALVYTPETSVALGFGFRCGFLGLLHMEIVSERLSREFNLDLIQTAPNVTYEVTAEDGSEYHVTNPSEFPDGKIKKIVEPMVAADIIAPKEFIGAVMDLCQDHRGQMGTMEYISTDRVEMHYRIPLAEIVFDFFDQLKSRTKGYASLDYHEDGEQSADLVKVDILIQGEKVDAFSAIVHRDKAYSYGVMMTKKLRELIPRQQFEIPIQAAIGSRIIARENIRALRKDVLAKCYGGDITRKRKLLEKQKAGKKRMKMLGHVEVPQEAFIAALSTGETANDRDTKDKIRAAQKTES; this comes from the coding sequence GTGGTCGTTCAGCACAACCAACCCGGTTCCACAGATCAGTCGTTGATTCGTAACTTCTGCATTATCGCGCATATCGATCATGGTAAATCGACGGTTGCGGATCGTATTCTGCAGTTGAGCGGCATCGTGCCGGAACGCGAGATGCGAGACCGGTTCCTCGATCGCATGGATATCGAGCAGGAGCGTGGCATCACCATCAAATCGCAGGCAGTGCGTGTGCCGTGGACGTTCGATGGCAAGGAATATACGCTTGGCATGATCGATACGCCCGGGCATGTCGACTTCACCTATGAGGTCTCCCGTGCGCTGGCCGCATGCGAAGGGGCCGTACTGCTGGTCGATGCCACGCAGGGCATCGAGGCACAGACGCTGAGCAACCTGTACATGGCCATCGACCACGATCTGACCATCATTCCCGTGCTGAACAAGATTGATCTGCCGAGCGCCGAGCCCGACAAACACGCCGAGGAGATCGCCGGCCTTATCGGCTGCGAACCATCCGATGTGCTTCGCGTATCGGGCAAAACAGGCGAGGGCGTGGCCGATCTGCTCGACCAGATCGTTATGGACGTTCCCGCTCCCAAAGGCGATCCGCAGGCGCCTGCAAGAGCTCTGATCTTCGACTCGGTATACGACTCGTACCGTGGCATCGTCACGTATATCCGAATGGTCGACGGCGAGCTGCGCTCCCGTGAAAAACTGCACATGATGGGCATCGGCATGACGCATGATCCCATTGAAATCGGTGTGATCAGCCCGGATATGACCCCGACCAAGGCGCTTGGCGCCGGAGAGGTCGGCTATGTAATCACCGGAGCGAAGGATGTCAGCCAATCCAAGGTGGGCGACACCGTTACTTCCGCGCTCAAGCCCGCAAGCGAACCCCTTCCCGGTTACCGTGATCCGAAACCGATGGTGTATGCGGGCCTGTTCCCGATCGACAACGCGCAATTCCCCGAACTGCGAGAGGCATTGGACAAGCTCAAGCTCAACGATGCCGCGCTGGTATACACGCCGGAGACATCCGTCGCCTTGGGATTCGGCTTCCGTTGCGGGTTCCTCGGACTGCTGCATATGGAGATCGTCTCGGAACGCCTCAGCCGCGAGTTCAACCTCGATCTTATCCAGACCGCGCCGAATGTCACCTATGAGGTGACCGCCGAGGATGGCAGCGAATACCACGTTACGAATCCAAGTGAATTCCCGGACGGGAAGATCAAGAAGATCGTCGAGCCGATGGTCGCCGCCGACATCATCGCGCCGAAGGAATTCATCGGAGCCGTGATGGATCTGTGCCAGGACCATCGCGGGCAGATGGGCACGATGGAATATATCTCCACCGACCGTGTGGAGATGCATTACCGCATTCCGCTGGCCGAGATCGTATTCGACTTCTTCGACCAGCTGAAGAGCCGGACCAAGGGCTATGCCTCGCTCGACTACCATGAGGACGGCGAGCAGTCCGCTGATCTGGTGAAGGTGGATATTCTGATCCAGGGTGAGAAGGTCGATGCGTTCAGCGCCATCGTGCACCGCGACAAGGCGTACAGCTATGGCGTGATGATGACGAAGAAGCTGCGCGAGCTTATTCCACGCCAGCAGTTCGAGATTCCGATCCAGGCAGCCATCGGCTCGCGTATCATCGCCCGTGAGAACATACGTGCGTTGCGTAAGGACGTGCTCGCCAAGTGCTACGGCGGCGATATCACGCGTAAGCGCAAGTTGCTCGAAAAGCAGAAGGCCGGCAAGAAGCGCATGAAGATGCTCGGACATGTGGAAGTGCCGCAGGAGGCCTTCATCGCCGCGCTGTCCACCGGTGAGACCGCCAACGATCGCGACACCAAGGATAAGATCCGCGCCGCTCAGAAGACCGAAAGCTGA
- the hemW gene encoding radical SAM family heme chaperone HemW: MTFEVYVHVPFCLRRCGYCDFNTYTATDMGAGASRGNYANMVVREMRLVRDWQREHGIDEPAASTVFFGGGTPTVLRAADLVKMLDAIRELWGIADDAEITTEANPDTVDADYVKELADGGFNRISFGMQSAVPSVLKTLDRTHTPSNVAAGVEAANAAGMRSSVDLIYGAPGESLDDWRTSVSTAIDLGVNHISAYALTIAPHTKMGRRIAAGTLPTPDDDDEANKYEIADDLLSAAGLEWYEISNWARPGYESRHNLGYWRNVDWAGLGPGAHSHYNRCLADSSGETGETTSSPLGLRSWDIAHPKLWGQSIIDGKVPWDGSERISHEEHLEETIMLGLRLRGGLDLALLGDTVDMTRIRPMENEGLITIHGGRVVPTRTGRLLNDTVIERFFDACSL; this comes from the coding sequence GTGACATTTGAAGTCTACGTTCACGTTCCGTTCTGCCTGCGCCGCTGCGGGTATTGCGATTTCAATACCTATACCGCAACCGATATGGGGGCGGGCGCATCGCGCGGCAACTATGCCAACATGGTGGTTCGTGAGATGCGCTTGGTGCGGGACTGGCAACGGGAGCACGGCATCGACGAGCCCGCAGCGTCCACCGTGTTCTTCGGTGGAGGAACGCCCACGGTGCTTCGAGCAGCCGATCTGGTGAAAATGCTTGATGCGATTCGTGAGCTGTGGGGAATTGCCGACGATGCGGAGATCACCACCGAGGCGAATCCGGATACGGTGGATGCCGATTATGTGAAGGAACTGGCCGATGGCGGGTTTAACCGTATTTCCTTCGGCATGCAGTCGGCGGTGCCGTCTGTGCTGAAGACGCTTGACCGAACGCACACTCCGTCCAATGTGGCGGCCGGAGTCGAGGCGGCGAACGCCGCGGGCATGCGTTCCAGCGTGGATCTGATTTACGGAGCGCCGGGGGAGAGCCTCGACGATTGGCGTACTTCCGTGAGCACCGCCATTGATTTGGGCGTGAACCATATTTCCGCATACGCATTGACCATCGCGCCGCATACGAAGATGGGTCGTCGAATCGCTGCGGGAACGTTGCCCACTCCGGACGACGATGATGAGGCGAACAAATACGAGATCGCCGATGACCTGTTGAGCGCAGCCGGGCTCGAATGGTATGAAATCAGCAATTGGGCACGCCCAGGCTACGAATCGCGGCACAACCTCGGGTATTGGCGTAACGTCGACTGGGCGGGGCTTGGACCGGGGGCGCACAGCCATTACAACCGGTGCCTTGCGGATTCCTCCGGTGAAACGGGGGAGACGACATCTTCGCCGCTCGGCCTGCGCAGTTGGGATATCGCGCATCCGAAGCTGTGGGGCCAGTCCATTATTGACGGCAAGGTGCCATGGGATGGAAGTGAACGGATCTCCCACGAGGAGCATCTTGAGGAAACCATCATGCTCGGCCTGCGCCTTCGTGGGGGATTGGATTTGGCGCTCCTGGGCGACACGGTCGACATGACCCGCATCCGCCCCATGGAGAATGAGGGGCTGATCACGATCCACGGCGGTAGGGTGGTTCCCACGCGCACCGGTCGTCTGCTCAACGACACCGTCATCGAACGTTTCTTCGACGCCTGTTCGTTATAA
- a CDS encoding SDR family oxidoreductase has translation MNQQHTSRPLTGKTAIVTGASRGIGAAIALRLAQLGANVTIDYLSNNERAQQTAQRIEHDAAAQGRIIVCKADVTDLNQVNELTQTTANTFGGIDILVNNALNRYSFDPRNRSTFDNTGWNDYATQLEGCLKGTYNTCTATLPYMRRQSWGRIVNISSNLVDSPIVPYHDYIAAKGALIGLTRSLAQEAGAWGITVNAIAAGLTVGTDSSRATTEDIREHIIEQTPLGRLATADDVAGGVAMLVGEDARFITGQTLHVDGGLTMR, from the coding sequence ATGAACCAGCAACATACGAGCCGACCGCTCACCGGCAAAACAGCCATCGTCACCGGAGCAAGCCGAGGCATCGGTGCCGCAATCGCACTCAGACTCGCACAACTCGGTGCCAACGTGACCATCGACTACCTGAGCAACAACGAACGCGCACAACAGACCGCGCAACGCATCGAACACGACGCCGCAGCGCAAGGACGCATCATCGTATGCAAAGCAGACGTGACCGACCTAAACCAAGTCAACGAACTCACGCAAACCACAGCCAACACTTTCGGCGGCATCGACATCCTCGTCAACAACGCACTCAATCGTTACTCGTTCGATCCGCGCAACCGCAGTACTTTCGACAACACCGGCTGGAACGACTATGCAACCCAACTCGAAGGATGCCTCAAAGGCACCTACAACACCTGCACAGCCACACTGCCATACATGCGACGCCAATCATGGGGACGTATCGTCAACATCTCCAGCAACCTCGTCGACAGCCCCATCGTCCCCTATCACGACTACATAGCCGCCAAAGGCGCACTCATCGGACTCACGCGCTCGCTGGCGCAGGAAGCCGGTGCGTGGGGCATCACGGTGAATGCCATCGCCGCAGGTCTGACCGTAGGCACGGATTCAAGTCGTGCCACTACTGAAGATATTCGCGAACATATCATCGAACAGACGCCTTTGGGGCGTCTCGCCACCGCCGATGACGTCGCAGGGGGCGTAGCGATGCTGGTGGGTGAGGACGCACGTTTCATCACCGGACAGACATTGCATGTCGATGGCGGCCTCACGATGCGCTGA
- a CDS encoding acyl-CoA reductase has translation MNVIDIFHAPRGFVFQDFETRGIVTDHGEVTLRYPVLTAEIIRDLCGTVRRNRLQALSAYSVERIVDVIGKAVELWTDPDYEERLLAESLIPAITGYDATMTRIELKRYMRMFRRRELLRFLDDELSSPRMLDEYRPNKSGGYTRLYGPDLTFHVFSSNVPGIPVWSMTMSLLTKSAIIGKSSFDEPLMPVLFARSLAQIDPDLADALAVVPWHGGTVELEDMAIGEANAVIAYGSSHTTEAIRPRVGTGKPFLSYGARIGFSLIGREALRADTHVQTVHRMAVDVATYDQQSCLAPQTIFVERGGAISPAQTAELLARELDSQQRKYPRSVPSDEESLAIRRARSETEMKALFMAAPAPGGSAAQNDPQAPFVIESPQGTNWTVLYFPNTDSLTSLATPLNRTINLVAVDQLEDALPALKPYRAWLQTCAIAASSSRLFTLAQHVGEYGIDRICPIGEMNRAKSGWHHDGGFNILDLVRAVDIERNTDRYSDTFDIDYE, from the coding sequence ATGAACGTCATCGATATTTTCCATGCGCCGCGCGGTTTCGTGTTTCAGGATTTCGAAACGCGCGGCATCGTCACCGATCATGGTGAGGTCACGTTACGATATCCGGTGCTCACTGCGGAGATAATCCGCGATTTGTGCGGGACGGTACGTCGCAATCGGCTGCAGGCACTGTCGGCATATTCCGTCGAACGCATTGTGGATGTTATCGGTAAGGCTGTGGAATTGTGGACGGATCCCGATTATGAGGAACGTCTACTTGCCGAATCGTTGATTCCCGCCATTACCGGCTATGATGCGACGATGACGCGCATCGAGTTGAAACGCTACATGCGCATGTTCCGTAGACGCGAGCTGTTGCGTTTTCTCGACGATGAGCTGTCAAGTCCGCGTATGCTGGACGAATACCGTCCGAACAAGTCCGGCGGGTACACGCGCCTGTACGGACCGGATCTGACGTTCCACGTGTTCTCCAGCAACGTTCCCGGCATTCCCGTATGGAGCATGACCATGAGTCTGCTGACGAAAAGCGCGATTATCGGCAAATCCTCATTCGACGAGCCGCTGATGCCCGTGCTCTTCGCGCGCTCCTTGGCGCAAATCGATCCGGATCTTGCTGACGCTTTGGCCGTGGTGCCATGGCATGGCGGCACTGTGGAACTTGAAGACATGGCGATCGGCGAAGCGAATGCCGTGATCGCCTACGGCTCTTCGCACACCACCGAAGCCATCCGTCCACGCGTCGGCACCGGCAAACCGTTCCTCAGCTATGGTGCTCGCATCGGCTTCTCACTGATTGGCCGCGAAGCGTTGCGCGCGGACACGCATGTGCAAACCGTGCACCGCATGGCCGTGGACGTGGCCACCTACGACCAACAAAGCTGCTTGGCACCGCAAACCATCTTCGTGGAACGAGGCGGAGCCATCTCCCCCGCGCAAACCGCCGAATTGCTTGCCCGCGAACTCGACTCGCAGCAGCGCAAATACCCAAGATCCGTCCCCTCCGATGAAGAATCGCTCGCCATACGCAGAGCGCGTTCAGAAACCGAGATGAAAGCGCTGTTCATGGCGGCTCCGGCACCAGGCGGTTCCGCAGCCCAAAACGACCCACAGGCACCATTCGTCATCGAATCGCCGCAAGGCACCAACTGGACCGTGCTCTACTTCCCCAATACCGACAGTCTCACCTCATTGGCAACCCCACTCAACCGCACCATCAACCTCGTCGCCGTGGACCAGCTCGAAGACGCACTGCCAGCACTGAAGCCATATCGCGCTTGGCTGCAGACCTGCGCGATCGCCGCCAGCTCATCCAGACTGTTCACACTTGCGCAACATGTGGGCGAATACGGCATCGACCGCATCTGCCCCATCGGCGAAATGAACCGTGCGAAATCCGGATGGCACCACGATGGCGGATTCAACATCCTCGATCTTGTCAGAGCCGTTGACATCGAACGCAACACCGACCGTTACTCCGACACCTTCGACATCGACTACGAATAA
- a CDS encoding LuxE/PaaK family acyltransferase, giving the protein MSLNTEAQQVKADVLEFIEKYGCETAPDEAFDALARQIFTFQYAHNMQYRTYCMSRRVTPQTLSNWMDIPPMPVDGFKMLTLTSIPETECEAVFMTSGTTHPGQRGRNYHPDLEVWDASMIGPFRHFIMPDRERIRIAVLSPAWEMNHNGSLARYLTRALEQCGSAGSGFFFHEDGLDFAGVERFLDQAVADGEPVMLMGASSAYLYLLDYLAKQGKTYALAKDSRVFDTGGFKSTKTDMTVDDLYARFSEVFGVARTHCVNMYGMTELSSQIYDQNLLSYYTDGSSNYLKATPSWVRSVFLDPSTLMPVPNGKQGVIAHYDLANWNSCLAILTEDLGVRTASGYELNGRAKGAEARGCSIAVDEVMAANA; this is encoded by the coding sequence ATGTCGCTAAACACTGAAGCTCAGCAGGTCAAGGCAGATGTGCTTGAGTTCATCGAAAAGTACGGATGCGAAACCGCGCCGGATGAGGCGTTCGACGCGCTCGCACGCCAGATTTTCACTTTTCAGTACGCTCATAACATGCAGTATCGCACGTATTGCATGTCTCGCAGGGTGACTCCGCAGACGTTGTCCAACTGGATGGATATTCCACCGATGCCGGTGGATGGGTTCAAGATGCTGACGCTCACTTCGATTCCCGAAACGGAGTGCGAGGCCGTGTTTATGACCAGCGGCACCACGCATCCCGGCCAGCGTGGACGCAACTATCATCCTGATCTTGAGGTGTGGGACGCTTCGATGATCGGCCCATTCCGTCATTTCATCATGCCTGATCGCGAGCGTATACGCATCGCAGTGCTCTCCCCCGCTTGGGAGATGAACCATAATGGTTCGTTGGCCCGTTATCTGACGCGTGCGCTGGAGCAGTGCGGCAGCGCAGGCAGCGGCTTCTTCTTCCATGAGGATGGTTTGGACTTCGCAGGCGTGGAGAGATTCCTCGATCAGGCGGTGGCCGATGGCGAGCCGGTGATGCTGATGGGCGCCTCGTCCGCATACCTGTATCTGCTCGACTATCTTGCCAAGCAGGGCAAGACCTATGCCTTGGCAAAGGATTCGCGTGTGTTCGATACCGGTGGATTCAAGAGCACAAAAACCGATATGACGGTCGATGACCTGTATGCGAGGTTCTCTGAGGTGTTCGGCGTCGCCCGCACGCACTGTGTGAACATGTATGGCATGACGGAGTTGAGTTCACAGATTTACGACCAGAATCTGCTGTCGTACTATACGGACGGCTCGTCGAATTATCTGAAGGCCACGCCGTCGTGGGTTCGTTCCGTGTTTCTCGATCCGTCGACCCTCATGCCTGTTCCCAATGGCAAGCAGGGTGTGATCGCGCATTACGATTTGGCGAATTGGAATTCCTGCCTGGCGATTTTGACGGAGGATCTTGGCGTGCGCACCGCTTCCGGTTACGAACTCAATGGTCGTGCGAAGGGTGCGGAGGCACGCGGTTGCTCCATTGCCGTCGATGAGGTGATGGCGGCGAACGCATGA
- a CDS encoding solute carrier family 23 protein, which translates to MSAMSQPSVQNGSDSKKLTPKNVLLGLQHVLVSNVWLDPVFVAGAIGLPLALSSNMVNAIFIVSGLVTLIQATKLVRLPIVQGPSAAFDALMIAAGTAGSLAAAGTSIFVSSLIFVVLCLTRVIEKMRFLFAPMVSGVIIFLVGVSLSSFTLSEFLGGAPGDDGFADPKTLAVSVATCVLVVVLSQFGKGMVRALSYLIALVVGTSLSIVFGMADFSGVASKSWFGLPQIMPYGGFDFDAAVFVPFFIAYMVAIMEALGVYQAASEIQGIKLEDRQVRYGLSGEAAGSAISSLIGGFTTTAYPQNVALLKVTDEGKSRTRVPVIIAGVVFVALGFMPKAGAMLSLIPSPVIGGIFLPAAASLISTGFNTLRKAEPDDRSQVVIGLSLLLGIALPNALSGLEGGAHVFFSNSILVGAFCVVILKALLIDLPNLINRRKTGTGNAEDQAQA; encoded by the coding sequence ATGTCTGCCATGTCGCAACCATCTGTTCAGAACGGATCCGATTCGAAAAAGCTCACTCCAAAGAACGTTTTGCTGGGTTTGCAGCATGTGTTGGTGTCTAATGTGTGGCTTGATCCGGTATTTGTAGCCGGTGCCATTGGGTTGCCGTTGGCCTTGTCTTCGAATATGGTGAACGCCATTTTCATCGTGTCTGGTTTGGTCACGTTGATTCAGGCCACGAAGTTGGTGCGCCTGCCGATTGTGCAAGGTCCGTCTGCCGCATTTGACGCGTTGATGATTGCCGCTGGCACCGCCGGTTCATTGGCTGCGGCCGGCACGTCGATTTTTGTTAGTTCGCTGATTTTCGTGGTGTTGTGTCTGACTCGCGTGATTGAGAAGATGCGTTTTCTATTTGCGCCGATGGTTTCCGGCGTGATTATTTTTCTGGTTGGCGTTTCGCTGTCGAGTTTCACATTGAGTGAGTTTCTTGGCGGTGCTCCCGGCGATGACGGGTTTGCTGATCCGAAGACGCTGGCCGTGTCTGTGGCGACTTGCGTGTTGGTGGTGGTGCTTTCCCAGTTTGGCAAAGGCATGGTCAGGGCGCTTTCCTACTTGATTGCGTTGGTTGTCGGCACTTCGCTCTCCATAGTGTTTGGCATGGCAGATTTTTCCGGGGTCGCGTCCAAGTCTTGGTTCGGTCTTCCTCAGATCATGCCATATGGCGGTTTTGATTTTGATGCTGCGGTTTTTGTACCGTTCTTCATCGCCTATATGGTTGCGATTATGGAGGCGCTTGGCGTGTATCAGGCGGCCAGCGAGATTCAGGGCATCAAGCTTGAGGATCGCCAGGTTCGTTATGGTTTGTCCGGCGAAGCGGCTGGTTCCGCTATTTCTTCGCTGATCGGTGGTTTCACCACTACCGCGTATCCGCAGAATGTCGCTTTGCTTAAGGTTACGGATGAAGGCAAGTCCCGCACCCGCGTGCCGGTGATCATCGCCGGTGTGGTGTTTGTGGCACTTGGTTTCATGCCGAAAGCCGGCGCGATGTTGTCGCTGATCCCCTCCCCTGTAATCGGCGGCATTTTCCTTCCGGCTGCGGCGAGCCTGATCAGCACGGGCTTCAATACACTGCGCAAGGCGGAGCCGGACGACCGATCCCAGGTAGTCATCGGCTTGTCACTGCTGTTGGGTATCGCGTTGCCGAACGCATTGAGCGGTCTTGAGGGCGGCGCTCACGTGTTCTTCTCCAATTCGATTCTGGTCGGAGCGTTCTGCGTGGTGATTCTCAAGGCGTTGCTGATCGATTTACCGAATCTGATCAATCGTCGCAAAACAGGCACGGGCAATGCCGAGGATCAGGCACAAGCTTGA